TTGTATAAAGAATCTTACTGTCGTTCTGCATCTACACTAAATCaccaaatatttatttattgtgtgaCAAGTAAACTTCTGTACGATATTACAGAGACTTACCCTGCAGctaatgttttttaattcaacCCATTTCTTGACTTTATCATCGAATACACTTCACTGTAAGTCAGAgataacaacaaccacaacaaataaCAGCTCTTTGCACAAGACTTCTACAACATAATTGATGAAGACCGAAGAAAACAGATCCTTCAAGCACCAATGGGATATACCTGCTGGTATCCAGGTATGTACCACCTCACCACTGCAGCTGTCTTCGTGtgattagtttgtttttctagGTGGAAATCATACACAGCCCATTTGACCGAGCGATAGAAGGCAGCTGTCTGACTGCTGATGATGGACGACGTGGAGGGAGAGCTGGGACGTCCTGAAGGAGACTTGGAGGATGACAACAACCTTTCAGACAACATCTCTtccagaagaaaaagaaaatccaagtTCTCACCGGGTATTCCCATGTGTGGAAGTGAGTTGTGCTGTGCGTGCCCCCGACATGATAAACACATATAGCAATAAACATATTGCAGATTTATTGCTGTGTTTATGTTGGctgataaataacaaataattccgttatagaaacatttaaagaacatttaaacatttaaagaaatctctccagctgctctgatTTTCTACTGAGAAATATTCCTCATTACTACCCACTGCattatcaaattaaaatccaTAGGATTCATAGAatctttatttatctatatGACTAATCAATGTCAGATTTTTGCCGTATTGAATCTCAAGAAGTAAGTCTTGGTAAAACCTATTATAGATAATAATAGTTAGGGCCAATGCATTTATGTCATCAAATACAACCTTTTCTTATTTCACCTTTAGAAACATTGAAGGAAACTGGGTTCCACCAGAGCACCCGGCTCTGTCTGGAGCGCATCAGAGAGGCAATGCTGCATCATAGATGGCAGGAGGCAGCAGAATTTATGGCGTGTTATCCCCAAATATTAGAAAACACAACTCGCAGCTCTACAAAGCAATATAaagaggtatttttttttttttttagcttttttgaGTCAGTGAAAATTTTAGAATGTTCCAAAAAGATGAATCCCTTACTGTTGTGATGGAAACAATTCAGGATAGTGGTGCATTCCAGTTTGATATTCACATCCCTAATATTATTGATATTAACACTCTCTCTGTAGGTTATTTGGAGACTCAGCACTGAGATCCTTCACCATCACCCCAACTCAAAGATGGAGGATTACAACAACATCTATGAACGAATAAAACACTCAGGAGTAAAACATTACCTGATGGTGCGTGAGCTAATAGATGTGATTACACAGATCTCAAATTGATTTCCCTTTTTTTGAATCACACACAAGACCCTTTTCTTTGTATCTCTAGATCAGTCTTGAACATTCCTTCCACATGCTGCTCAACGGCCACATTGAAGATGCAAAGCGTCACCTGTTGGCTGCTGAAAGCTGGAGGTATGGGAGAGAGTCAACGGACCAGTACCAGAAGGTGAAGCTGATCCAGGCCTACAGGAGCCTGCTAGATTACATCATCTGGTGTGACAAGAAGTTCAAACTCTCTGGCGGCAGTAAGGCAATACTCCATTCAACACCCCAACACCCAAAAGCAtcttttattcatgtgaatTGGTTACACTGACACACTTGCAAGCTTTTGTTTGAGATCACACTGCCACCTACAGGGCAGAAATAGTAACTgcacaggaaacagaggaacTGAACTGCTGATCatgttttggaaaatgtatttgcGTGTGTACCGTCCTCTGATATGATTTAATAAAGGAAAGCCTCTATCTGTCCAGACTTTAATGACCCAGTGGGCAACCAGGAGATGCAGAACTATTTCAGACAGGCTTCTG
This genomic window from Platichthys flesus chromosome 18, fPlaFle2.1, whole genome shotgun sequence contains:
- the taf1a gene encoding TATA box-binding protein-associated factor RNA polymerase I subunit A; translation: MMDDVEGELGRPEGDLEDDNNLSDNISSRRKRKSKFSPGIPMCGKTLKETGFHQSTRLCLERIREAMLHHRWQEAAEFMACYPQILENTTRSSTKQYKEVIWRLSTEILHHHPNSKMEDYNNIYERIKHSGVKHYLMISLEHSFHMLLNGHIEDAKRHLLAAESWRYGRESTDQYQKVKLIQAYRSLLDYIIWCDKKFKLSGGNFNDPVGNQEMQNYFRQASVNLKDILKNPGVWDPFILSYVEMLEFYEDHDEALNVLNDYAYDNNFPPNPNAHVFLYQYLKRHNAPGTKLMKALKILCVSVPSHELMLEYGSLLLLSEKASHLPKALGVVLEMLDFACWRSNLDVWKHLKAVIQKLQLREDWRKVVLEKMAGRKDWWPVLHFMSFHARKDSEENPELMEVKASLREVLCPDITLKYCAAGPSS